A genomic window from SAR202 cluster bacterium includes:
- a CDS encoding DUF3137 domain-containing protein: MLKKLFSVLFYKPPTEGSKFKSYVESEPYEEGFAEHYRTRLLPRVKYYEKKRIKALSVARSRCLKSIPIIIVLLGITVLAILNIDSLGRGFSWVFYISVGMIISIIAFIFNSIDKYKTSIKGRIFPRILEFTGDFEYKQNYKAPFAQYKKYDILPPFDPPASFSEDYVKGTYNNVNIEFFEARLMRGAHYKGKKAVFNGVIAKISVNKKFSSKTVIRPDKGSFGDWVSGRKLPENQEVVRLEDPKFDKLFNVYSNDQIEARYLLTTTFMERLIEVEKAFGSKKIECSFYKQSLVMAIHLKKDWFEPGPITEIEDFQDDSKNLLADINSIFNICDTLQMDSEIRL, translated from the coding sequence TTGCTAAAAAAACTTTTTAGCGTTTTGTTCTATAAACCGCCAACCGAAGGTTCTAAGTTTAAATCATATGTTGAATCTGAACCTTATGAGGAAGGTTTTGCCGAACACTATCGTACGAGATTACTGCCCAGAGTTAAGTATTATGAAAAAAAACGAATAAAGGCACTCAGTGTAGCACGTAGTAGATGCCTGAAGTCTATTCCAATTATCATAGTATTATTAGGAATAACAGTACTTGCAATATTAAATATTGATTCGTTAGGAAGGGGATTTTCGTGGGTTTTCTACATTTCAGTTGGAATGATAATCTCTATTATAGCATTCATATTTAACTCAATTGATAAGTATAAGACCTCTATAAAAGGGAGAATTTTTCCTAGAATTTTAGAATTTACAGGCGATTTTGAATATAAACAAAACTATAAAGCCCCTTTTGCCCAATATAAGAAATACGATATTCTACCTCCGTTTGATCCGCCTGCTTCGTTTTCTGAAGATTATGTAAAAGGTACCTATAATAATGTGAATATTGAATTTTTTGAAGCAAGACTAATGCGAGGAGCACATTATAAAGGTAAGAAGGCCGTTTTTAATGGAGTAATTGCCAAAATAAGTGTTAATAAGAAATTTTCTAGTAAAACAGTCATTCGTCCAGATAAAGGTTCTTTTGGAGATTGGGTATCTGGAAGAAAATTACCTGAAAATCAAGAAGTTGTCAGGCTTGAAGATCCAAAGTTTGATAAATTGTTTAATGTGTATTCTAATGATCAAATTGAGGCAAGATATTTACTCACAACAACTTTTATGGAACGATTGATAGAAGTAGAAAAGGCATTTGGATCAAAAAAAATTGAATGTAGTTTTTATAAGCAATCTTTAGTCATGGCGATTCATTTAAAAAAAGATTGGTTTGAACCTGGGCCTATAACTGAAATAGAAGATTTCCAGGATGATTCAAAGAATCTGCTTGCAGATATAAATTCTATATTTAATATTTGTGATACATTACAAATGGATTCAGAGATACGTTTATAA